Genomic window (Streptomyces sp. NBC_01210):
TGAACATGGTCGCCGCCACCCGCCACGGCCACGTCTCTGGCGCCTTCGCCAGTTCCACGCCCTCGCGCGACACCCGGCGGAATACGTCGGACTGGAACCAGTCCCGGGAAAGCAGCGCGCGGCTCCAGCCAGGTCCAGGCGCACGAGTGTGATCACAGGCGTCCGCTTCTCGTTGTCGGGTCAGGATGGACGGGAAGACCGTGCGGCCCGTCGGCGGACACTGATGACACCCACGGCAGCCAGTGTGGCGGCCGCGGCGCCAAGTGCGGCTCCTTGCCACAATCCCCAGCCGTCGGCCTGCCGTTCACCAGTGGCCTCTACCTTGACCTCGCTCCAGAGAACGGTGGGGTCGTAGTCGCAGACGCTGTCCCGGTCTGCCTCGTTCATGCACCGGGCACCCTCGTAGGTGAGGGTGAACTTCACTTTGTACGTGCCTGGTTTGGCATTCGGGAGAATACGTCCCGAACCGACCCATGCAGCGTCGGTGTCCCCCAGGGCGTTTCCTTTGTCCAGGGCTGTACTGGACATTTCCACGCCTGTCGGATGCGGATTTCCTGGTTCCTCTTTGACGGTAACCCCGACATTCTGACCCGGACCCGCCGGGCCGGTGATCGAGGCGTATCCCTTGTTCGGCAGCGGTACTTTCTCCGCGTGCGCCACGCCTTGCCCGCCGACAAACAGAGCAATCAAGCCAGTTGCAACCACACATTGGCTGACACTCCGACACTTGGTCATTAATCTCTCCCCCTGTTGCAGGTCGCCCTAGGATCATGGCCTATCCGGGGGGATCACGCTACACGGAGTGGTCTGCCTCTCCTTTGACCATGGAGAAGCAACTTGAAGATACGAAGAAAGCTCGCCGTTCTCGTGGGGGGACTGGCGCTCACGGTGATGCCGCTGGCGCCAGCGCAAGCGGAATCTACACCGCCGCCAACCCCAGTGCCAGCGGCCGGAGACAATGACGCACGCGGCTTTACACCTGCCGACGCGGACGCCTATTGGACACCCGAGCGAATGCGTGCCGCGCAACCGGTAAAGGGTGGCAAGTCCGCGGATGGCCCCGTCCCCCGCAGTCTGGTCGCCTCGCCCAGCAAGCCATTTGAAGGCATACCGATCGTCGGTACGTTCTTCTTCAGCGACGGTACCAATACAGGCCGGTTCTGCGGCGGGACTGTCGTCAACAGCCCCGGCAAGAACCTTGTCATGAGCGCCGGTCACTGCTTTGACGACCAGGACGCGCGGAAGAACCTCACCTTCGTTCCACAGTACGACGACGGCAAAAAGCCCTTCGGCAGCTTCACCGTCAAGCCCGGCCGGATCTACGTCGACAAGCGGTACCTCTCCAAGGGGACCGATGCCGCAGCCGACCTGGACTTCAACTTCCTGCAGCTCGAGCCCCGTGGCGGCAAGAACGTACAGGACGTCGTCGGCGGCGCCGAACTCCTCATCAACGCAGGCTACGAGCACAATCCCGTCCGCCTCATCGGCTATCCCAACGCCTCGAAGCGGCCGCTGGACTGCACGGACAAGACTGTGCGCTACAACAGCACCGACCCGAAAATCCCGGGAAGCTTCCTGCGCATCGAGTGCAAGGCTTACTCGGGGGGCGCCTCCGGCGGCCCGTTCCTCGTCAAAAAGGGGGTCGGGGTACGGAATCGTCGGCGTGATCGGCGGCTGGCACACCGGCGGTGACGTCGACGACATCTCCTACAGCTCCTACCTCGACGGCGACGCCAAGAAGCTGTACGACGACGCGGTCAACAACAGGCAGCCGGCCGGCCGCGGAGTCCTCGGACAGGCAGAGACCTGGAAGCACGCCGAGGTGCTGGCGGGCGGCTACTTCACCGACGGCAACCCCGGCGATGACGACTACTCCGACCTGGTCGTTCGCTGGTCCGACGGCGAGCTCACCCTCTACCGCGGCGCCGGGGAGGACGAGGACAACTTCGACAAGGAAATCAGACTCGCGCCCAAGGACAGCACCTGGAAGCACGCCGAGACCATCGCGGCAGGGGACTTCACCGGCGCTGACACGGACGACATCATCGTCCGCTGGGTCGACGGGGAACTGACGCTCTATCCGGACGTGGACGAGCAAGGCTTCCACGGCGAAGTCCAGCTCCAGAAGCCCAACGCGCTGTGGAAGCACGCGGTGTCCATCACCGCAGGCCGCTACACCACCGGCAGCAAGTGGACCGACGACCTGCTGGTGCGCTGGTCCGACGGCGAAGTCTCCCTTTACACCGACGTGAACCGCGACGGATTCCACGGCGAGAAGAAACTCGCCGCAGGCGACAGCGTCTGGAAATACGCCAGCAGCATCGCCGCGGGTGACTTCACCGGCAACGACCAGTGGGACCTGATGGTCCGCTGGAAGGACGGCGAACTCACCATCTACAAGGACATCGACCAGACCGGCCTCCACGGCGAAGTCCAGATCAAGAAGAAGAACGATCTGTGGACCAAAGCCACCGTCATCGCCGGCGGCGACTACACCGCCAACGACTACCCGGACGACTTCATCGTCCGCTGGACCGACGGCGAAGTGTCCCTGTACCCCGACGCCGACGAAACCGGCCTCCACAGCGAAATCACCCTCGTCTACCCGCCAGCCTGAGCACGAGATCGCATGGACGCCACGCCAACCACGGAGCACATAGGCCCAACCAGTCGAAAGGAAAACCATGAACTACCTCACGAAGACGCTGGCCGCAGTCAGCGTTGCCACCGGTTCTGTCCTGCTGAGCTCAGGACCGGCAATGGCAAGCGTCGCGGGAGGCATCCTTGCAAACACCACCCCAGCTGTCGCCGATCCGGTACCCCTGCCAGAGGCGAATTGGCGAGAGGTGCCAGATGCGCCACGAACCTGCAGCACCGTAAGGGAACATTCGAAAAAGCGCGGCGTGCGATTCCGCATATGCGTCATCGCCAATAGCCGCAATGAAGCCCAGGCCATGTTAGTAGTGGTAAACAATTCGAACGATATGATCGCGATGGATGGAAGGGCGCTGCAAAGCTGGGGAGGGTCGGTAGCGTGTGCGTCGACCAACCTCAATAAGGGATTCCAGCGCGCCTGCCTCGGAAAAACCGAGTTGCTAAGCGTCAGCAACAATTCAGCGCGAGGGGAGCTTTACGTAAATTGGGGAGATCCAGACGTTTTGACACATAGGCTACCCGGGTAGCGCGAGAAGTCTTGAGCTGGTCCGCACATCTTTGGACAGTGCGTTAGTGGTCTCGGGGACTGGCGCGGCGGCCGACGCTCCGTTTCCAGTCCCCGCCGCTTCACCGTATGTGCGGTTCTCCCGCATACGGCTTTCCGGCATGTTCACCGACTGGCATGTGCTACCTCCCTGCGTACGGTTCCGGTGAGGCGGTAGACCGGGTGATCTATCCATAAGCGATCACACTTCACCGAACAGCGAGCCGGAACCTGCCGACCCGGCCGTCCGCGTGCGGGTCGGCAAGGAGGCGGCCGCCTCTCTGGCCGCTCCCCGTGCCGAGGAAGGCCCGGGGCTACGACTCGTTGAGTTCCTTGAGCCGGGCGGCGTAGAGCGCCGCGATCCGGGCCGTCTCCTCCGTGTCGGCGGTCCCCAGCCGCTGCTGGTCCTCCAGCGCGGTCTGCCGGGCGGCTTGGAGCTCCTCGATCCGCTCCTCGTCAGGCACGGGGGCCCTGCGCTCGGCGGCGAGCTGGGTGTTGTACCAGGTCACCACGTCCCGGACGATGTCCATCGCCTGCTGCTCCTCCCCGTCGTCCAGGCGGGAGAAGTCGGGGGTTGGCGTGTCGGACACGGCACTACCACCTTGTTGTTGATCTTGGTTGGAAACGGCCATTGTCTCCTTGGCCGATTCCCGCGAGCCAGCGCTACGGCACACCAGCGACCAGCGGATGCGCTCCGGCACACGCCGCGGCATCCGGGGACGCCTCCCCAACGAACCCTGCCCGGGCGTAGGTTGAAGCCAGGTGATCATCAGGGGGCGCTGTGGCTGGTCGGGATCTTCGCGTGTTGTTCGGCTCGAACGACCCGCAAATGCCGGACGAGGCATTCACTAACCGGCAGGGTCAGTGGCAGACGGTCGCGGCCGCGCTCACCGAGCACCTGCGGCACATCGCCGCCCCCGGCTTCAACGTCGAAGACGTCGAAGAGCCCAGGCGTAACGTTCTCGTCTTCCATGGAGTGGGCGGCATCGGGAAATCAACCTTGTCGCGCAAGCTGGAGGCCGCTCTCGCCGGCGCCGAGCAGCGTCCCGCTCAGTGGGGCGAGCCGACCTGGCCCGACGGCCCGTCGATCCTGCCGGTACGGATCGACCTCTCCCGCTCTGTCGGCACCGACTTCGAACGCGTCATCCTCACCATCCGGCTCGCCCTCGCCGAACTGGGGCGCCCGCTGCCCGCCTTCGACCTCGCTCTACGTCGCTACTGGGAGCTCCAGCACCCGGGCGAACCACTGGAGGAGTACCTGCGCCGCGGCGGCCTCACGGCCCGGTTCGGCAAGGCGCTGCCGCAGCAGATGCAGTCCGCGCTGTCCGACGTCGCCCAGGCGCTGCTGCTGCCCGGCACCGTCGGCTCTGTCGTCGGCCAGGTGACCGGCTCGCTGGTGCGTGCCCTGCGCGAGCGCCGCCAGACGGTACGCGCCCTCGCCGGCTGCACGCGTTTGGCCGACTTGCTGGAGACCGAACCTGATCTGGACGCCCTCTCGTACTACCCGCACCTGCTGGCCTGGGAGCTCGCCCACCTCCCCGCCGACAAGCGCGTCGTTCCGGTGATCCTGCTGGACACCTTCGAGGACACCGGCGACCGCACGCACCGCGACTTCGAGCGTCTCCTTCAGCGCGTGGTCTGGCTCATGCCGAACGCGTTCTTCGTTGTCACCGGCCGCAACCGGCTTCAATGGGCCGATCTCCACGGCCAGCTCGACTGGACGGGACCGGCGGCTTGGCCCGGCCTGGCCGACCACGGCATTTCGGTGCCCAGTCCCGCCACATCCGGTGCGGCGCTCGGCCGGCAGATCCTGATCGGCAACTTCAGCCGTGAGGACTGCGAGGACTACCTCGCCCGCCGCCTCACGCGGGACGACGGACAGCCTCTCATCAGCGATGACCTGCGTAGGCGCATCGCCGCCAGCTCCTACGGCCTGCCCCTCTACCTCGATCTGGCGGTGATGCGGTTCCTGGAGATCCGACGAACCGGCCGCACACCGGAGTTCTCGGATTTCGTAGGCGACTTTCCCGAGCTGATCGCCCGCACCCTGTCCGACCTCACTCCTGAAGAGCGGCACGTCCTGCGCGCCGTCGCGCTGTTCGACGCCTTCGACCTGGACCTGGCGACCCGGGCCGCGGGCTTTGCCCGCCAGGCGCCCGCACTCCGTCTCGTGCAGCGGCCCTTCGTCCTGGAGAACCCCTTCGGCCTGTGGCGCTACCATCTCCACGCCCTGATCCGCTCCACCATCCGCACCGTCCAAGACCCCACGGACGACCGCTGGTCACCGGACGACTGGGCCGCGGCCGCCGAACGCGCCTTCACCGCCCTCGGCCGCCAGTGGGCTGCAGGCAGCGGTCGGCCGCTGCTGGTCGGCTGCCTGCGCCAAGGTCTGCCCCTCGCACGCGACTTCCGCCTCGACCTCGGCTGGCTCACCGACGCCGCCTTCGCCTACGTCAGCGACTCAATCTGGGAACCCCTCGCCCAGCCCACACACACCGGCCCGGCGGCCGGAGCCCACACGGCTGCTGACGCTCTGACTGAGCTGCTCAACACCCTCGCCCGCCGACAGCACGAGCACCGCAGCCGCACCGTGCAACGGCTCAGTTCCGTCATCGACACCGGCCAGTTGCCGGACGAGCTGCATGCGATGGCCGTCTACTACCGGGCCAAAGCCCACCGTGATCTTGGCCGCTCCGAAGACTCGCGGCACGGAATGCAGTACGTCGCTGACCGTGGTGGCCGCCTCGCACCTCGCGCCCGCCGCGGCCTGGCCCACCTGGCCCGCATCACCGGCGACTTCCCCACCGCCCTCGCCACCGCCGACACCCTCGGCTGGGACGGCCGCCACCATCGCGTACGCGGAGACATCTGGTGGCCCCACGGCGACATGCACCAAGCAGCCGCCGCCTACGAAACCGCTCGCACCGAAGCCGAGGAACACGGCATCGCCGGCGAACGCGCCACCAGCCAGGCCCAACGCGCCTTCACCCTCGCCTTCATGAGCCCCGACCAAGCCGCCGACGAAATCGAGCTCGCCGAACAACTCCTAGCCGGACTCGTCCTGCGCGTGACCAGCGCGACCGTCCGCATCGCCGCGCTCATCCGCGACGCCGGCACCACCCAGGACATCGAAGACCGCGCCGAGCTGCTGCGCACCGAGATCGGTCTCGCCGGTGTCACCATCGCTGAGCCGATTCTCGAACTCGCCCTGTGCTTCCACCACGCCGTCCTGGGCGCCGAGCATGCAGTGTCCGCCTCGATCACCCGCCTGAACGACCTCACCCGCAGCGGCGACTACGCGTACTACGTCGACA
Coding sequences:
- a CDS encoding trypsin-like serine protease, with amino-acid sequence MKIRRKLAVLVGGLALTVMPLAPAQAESTPPPTPVPAAGDNDARGFTPADADAYWTPERMRAAQPVKGGKSADGPVPRSLVASPSKPFEGIPIVGTFFFSDGTNTGRFCGGTVVNSPGKNLVMSAGHCFDDQDARKNLTFVPQYDDGKKPFGSFTVKPGRIYVDKRYLSKGTDAAADLDFNFLQLEPRGGKNVQDVVGGAELLINAGYEHNPVRLIGYPNASKRPLDCTDKTVRYNSTDPKIPGSFLRIECKAYSGGASGGPFLVKKGVGVRNRRRDRRLAHRR
- a CDS encoding ATP/GTP-binding protein, which codes for MPDEAFTNRQGQWQTVAAALTEHLRHIAAPGFNVEDVEEPRRNVLVFHGVGGIGKSTLSRKLEAALAGAEQRPAQWGEPTWPDGPSILPVRIDLSRSVGTDFERVILTIRLALAELGRPLPAFDLALRRYWELQHPGEPLEEYLRRGGLTARFGKALPQQMQSALSDVAQALLLPGTVGSVVGQVTGSLVRALRERRQTVRALAGCTRLADLLETEPDLDALSYYPHLLAWELAHLPADKRVVPVILLDTFEDTGDRTHRDFERLLQRVVWLMPNAFFVVTGRNRLQWADLHGQLDWTGPAAWPGLADHGISVPSPATSGAALGRQILIGNFSREDCEDYLARRLTRDDGQPLISDDLRRRIAASSYGLPLYLDLAVMRFLEIRRTGRTPEFSDFVGDFPELIARTLSDLTPEERHVLRAVALFDAFDLDLATRAAGFARQAPALRLVQRPFVLENPFGLWRYHLHALIRSTIRTVQDPTDDRWSPDDWAAAAERAFTALGRQWAAGSGRPLLVGCLRQGLPLARDFRLDLGWLTDAAFAYVSDSIWEPLAQPTHTGPAAGAHTAADALTELLNTLARRQHEHRSRTVQRLSSVIDTGQLPDELHAMAVYYRAKAHRDLGRSEDSRHGMQYVADRGGRLAPRARRGLAHLARITGDFPTALATADTLGWDGRHHRVRGDIWWPHGDMHQAAAAYETARTEAEEHGIAGERATSQAQRAFTLAFMSPDQAADEIELAEQLLAGLVLRVTSATVRIAALIRDAGTTQDIEDRAELLRTEIGLAGVTIAEPILELALCFHHAVLGAEHAVSASITRLNDLTRSGDYAYYVDIAHFMAGLPLDAPSPAQWLDGEQPTRERWRTLVTARRDHLRTAP